From the Penaeus monodon isolate SGIC_2016 chromosome 3, NSTDA_Pmon_1, whole genome shotgun sequence genome, the window tgtgtatatgtatatgtatatgtatatgtatatgtatatgtatattatatgtatatgtatatgttatctatatattatatctatatattatatatcattatatattaatatatattaatatttatatatatatattatatattatatatatataatatatatataatatattatatatatatataatatatatatatatatatatatatatatatatatatgtatatatattatatatattatatatatatagtaatatatatatatatatattttaaatatatatatatataatataatattttaatatatacatatatatgtatgttggatgttatgtgtatgtgtgtatgtgtgtatgttgtagtgtgtgtgtattgtgttgtgtagtATGTTGATTGTATGTAGTTtatgatgtgtttgtatgtgcataatattgtgtggtattgtgtggtgtgtgtgtgtggtgtgtggtggtgggtgtggtgtgtgtgttgttgttgtgtgtgtgtggttgttgtgtgtgtatgtatatatgatgttttatatatatattatatatatatattatatatatatatatatatatatatataatatgttgtgtgcgtgtgtgtatatatttaatatatacattttatatatatatatatatatatttatatatatatatatattatatagtttatatatatatatatatatatatatatatatatatatatatatatatatatatatatataaacatatatatagatgtagatatagatacagatatagatgtatatgtatatgaaatgacTTATGTCAGTATCTGAAAAGTATATTTGCCCACCAGACTATAGGTAAATTATAGAAAGATAATGCATATTCAATCTATTTTTCAGCCACAAAATGAGTTATATGCAAGGAAGATCTAACACTGAGAATAGATTAAATCTTGGTGCTAACTGTAAGTATATATTCATTACTGATTATATGGTATGGTATGTCATAACTTTATAAgcgtaaaaggaataaaaaataactaataaatgcACTTTTGTAGattcacacatgcacagacacacacacacacacacacacacacacacaaacacacacacgcacacacacaccccaaaaacacacacaaccacacacaacccacacacacacacacacacacacacacacacacacacatacacacacacaaacacacacacacaaatacacacacacaaatacacacacaaacacacaaatacacacacacacacaaatacacatatacatacacacaaatacacatacacatacacacaaatatctgatTTGTGGGACACTAATATGACTTACAGGTCAGTTTTGGTGATAAATGTGTCTGTTTTCTCATTTCCCATGAGAGGGTGTAAAAGGGTGTTTATCCTGTTGCCTTTACATTATATCTGTTTTCTCTTTACAACAGTAATCTTTCTCAAGGCATGTGAGAAGATCAGTATTTTCCCCCCCATACATAAagagatgtgtttttttttttcacagtagtACATAAAAACAAGTTTAAAGATGAAGGATTAATCTTTTACCATATCTGCAGAGTGACTTTATAGCAAACTTACTTGTtagtttttagaaaataaaatatgatttatatctGCTCCCTAAGTTTGTTAGGGgtttgatttatttaaaaatttagttatacatatattttaaattatcatattgaATATTCTATAGAATTATTTGAACTTGATTGATTACTATGTGAGCAGAAGAGCAGTCTCAGTGAAGGAATAGGGAAGAAACTTtatatgatggtgaaaatgatacaCATTATTAAGAAAAGGAAACTAGTTTCCGACACTGATAGACAATATAATTTCAGACAGTCCCGGGACAATGAAGATTCCCGAGAGCGAGTCTGGTCTAGCCCTCTTAGCCAGACTCGGTACTCGACCAAGCCTGAAGAACATAGACTCTCAGTTTTTTCCCACTGGCCTGGACCCTTGTGACGTTGTGGAAGTCATTGGTAACAGAGGGTCAGGCAAGTCATCGTTCATCTCTCATCTGATTCTGAATTCCCTGATGCCTGAAGCCTGGTGTGGGATTAAGCTGGGAGGCAGCAGCTGTGGGGTGGTATACATTGATGCTGATTTACACTTCAGTATCTTACATATGGAAAATATGTTGCAGAGAAGGATTAAGAAAATGGTTAAAAGTGCTAGGGCAGAGCTGAAGGGATTGGGTGAAAGGAAGACTACTGGCAGTTTGGTTTGCAGTCCCAAAACATTCCAAGATTTTCTGCATTCAGGGAGAAGGCAACAAGAAAGTGAAATCAACAAATTAACAAGGGACTGCTTGAAACACCTTCTCTACTTGAAGTGCACAGACAGTTTTCAGTTTACCATCACATTGCTTTCACTCAATGAACTCACACAAAACAGAGATAATATATCTCTTGTTGTCATAGACAGTATCTCGGCCTTTTATTGGTATGACCGTACCTATAAGGCAGGAACTTGGTACAAGCTGGAGCAACACTACAACCGGATATTCAAGGCCTTTCTTGGCCACATCAGAAAACACAAGCTAGTCCTCCTCACCAGCCGCCAGACCCTCTTCCAAAGGAGGTCGTTGAAAGAAGAGCGCAAAACCAGCAACCAAAATGAGGATATAGAAGATTTTGATGCCACAGACTATGAGTACCTAGGCCGAGAGTGGGCCAGTGGAGTGACGCACCGTATTTACTTATCAATTGACACTGTGGGAGAAACTTCAAATACAAACCTTCCTCAAGAACAACAAGTGCATGATGTGCAAGATTCAATGTGCCAAGGTGAGGAATCTTTCAGCATCATGGATAAATCTGCTAAAGAAAGAACAACGTATGTGGCTGAAGTGAAcggaaaaaataacatgaaaaataaattctCTTTTACCATACATGAAGATGGTATCAGACATTTGGTTGTGAAAGATTAAAGTGATTTTTCAGAATTGTATTTTTTAGATTTCTGGTCATGGGGTTCAAGGactgtttaaattttttgctttctAGGAAGTTGATACAAATTTTTGTACATcttttgtacatttattgatgaatattatttattattattattatctttattatttttgttattatttttattactgttcttaGTTGCTACTAATtcagttattattaattaattattattgtcattaatattggtaataaaaattatggatgtttattagttatattatggtaatattatattattttttatattactattaccatcatttttatcataaccattatcaccattatcattatatttacaccATTACACCATgagcattattaccatcattataagaCAAGTCTCATTATATCAAAGAGTTTTATAATTGAGCAGCTGTGATTGTTGTTCTGTTATAGCACATAGAATTTGTTATCATCAGAAATAGTGATGTGAAATTCTTGATTATGCCAAACATAGAAAACAACATGTTTGTATGAAGCATAGTGTAGTACTTTGTTTATGTTTACAGAATAACAAGATTGAATGGTTATGTTtatattacacatgcacacactcttgCATATGAAGAGAGATGAATTAGTGATTTCATCATAATTTTGAATTAATTAAgtcttaaaaaagagagaaatattaaatattatcttttaatttcatGTACCAGCACATACATTATAGAATTACATATTCTTTCTGGACATGTTTTATTCTGAAGTCatcaagtaaaaaaagtaaaaagtcttTATTTTCTACTTTATTGTGTTTCTTTGGTTATACACACTtagaaattattgtttttttaaattcttaatcAAACAAGgtcattaattttttcttgatcattaattgtaattttatgtaatatatgtagtatattttttatgttaagattcttttttatctaatttaccACTATCATAATTTCacttcaatataaatatataacttattttaAAAGAGGTTTTACCTAGTGGTTTTATATAGAACATTTTACATTCCATCAAcatataattcatttttatttccaacATAATAATAAGccaaatataaaggaaaagattATCATAAAAAGTAAATAGCTCTGTTATAGAATAAAGTGTTGATTATTTTTCTGTGAATTATTTATTGTCCTTGGAATAGTCAATGTTGTATGAGCTTTATTAAACATATGAAGTTCCTATCATGTGTGATACATTTCAGAAAGGAATGCATTCAGTTTTGTATACATCTTACTGATGACTgaaatttcatgtttttatttgtagacaaaaggaaaatcaataaagaataattatcataataacaagtaaaaatttataaattgtttattcattttcatgtaTTCCCTATCAGCTGTGAATGCTTTTTTCTTACATGGAGCTTCATGATCAGGCATATTTCTTAGCCATGGTTAAGactgtaaataaggaaagaaagtacaatgatgttcttttcattttcctggaTTTATAGCTGAAGCCTATTTTTTCTACTGACTCTTCTGTCTGCAGATTTCTTACCTGTAGCCATAAGAAATCCAAGTACAATTTTCTTCTCTTGTGATTATACCGTTCATCCTTTTCATgacttcttctgtctcttctttactgtctctctctctctatccttcttctctttgttaCATACATCCCAGTTCGTGACATTTTCTtgctcgtctccttctctttcctctctctctctgtttctctcttctctcatctctctctcttttctctcatctctcttcttctctctctcttcctctctctctcactctctcttctctctctctctctcatcatctcctctctctctctctctctcccctctctctctctctctctctctctctctctctctctctctctctctctcttctctcctctctctctctctctccctctctctctcttcgtccctctctctctctctctctctctctcttcctcactctctcctctcctctctctctctcctctctcatctctctctctctctctctctctctctctctattctctctctctctatgcctccctctttttatccatacaTCCCACTTTctgtgcatttctctctctctctctctctctctctctctctctctctctctctctctttccatttatcttttcTCCACCGTCTCCCTCGTTATGTGCTTGATGTCGAGcgataaatttatctttttataagaATTACAAGAACATATTTTAAGGACGGAACACatatggttttattttgtttatttatttatttatttatttttatcgtttattataGATTTGACTGTTGTCTGATGCTGCAGAAATTTAGCTTATTAATGTCTCTCATATAAATCGCGTTTTCTACGAACACAACAAATCGATACCGTTTTCTTTGAGTACCGTAATTTGCGGGTATGAgttcatttaaaattaatttattgaaTTAATAACACCAGATAAATTAtcggataaaaatagaaaagaaggcaATATGGTTATTTAGTATTACAGGTACTGGcatgattacaatatatatatatatatatatatatatatatatatatatatatatatatatatatatatatatatatatattatatatatatatatatatatatattatatatatatatatgtgtgtgtgtatgtgtgtgtgtgtgtgtgtgcgtgtgtgtgtgcgtatgtgtgtgcgtgtgcgtgtgcgtgtgcgtgtgcgtgtgtgtgtgtgtgtgtgtttgagtgtatgtatgtatgtgtgtatatatgtatgaacttaAGTGCAGCATAACATGGATTATGCTCTGTTTTACATTCATGCCATCTGATCTCATAGGTTATTGCACCACATCATTACTGATCTTGGTACCATAAGTGAAATTACTTGAAAccgtataaaaataaatgtacgcATATCATACACATATCAGACAGAATGAAGAGGCAAAGAAGGCAACAGAGGGAAACCTCAAAACTTAAAGCATCTACAGTTAAATAATCAACCTACTATTGTTCATATTTCTAAACAAATCGAGTGAAGATTAGATGAAAGAAACGTACGTTAAAAATACACAAACGTGATCTGATTACATATTTCGCAAACTACGAGTAAAATTTGTCAGTAATAACTACTTCGAAACTAACAAGGACATTTACACTGTTGATTCGGTTTAACAGTCAAGACACTCATTACTAAAGCGTTTCCAGACCTAACTCAAAATATTTTGGTAGTACTTGGTCATCGTTACTTACCTGTGCACAAGGAACTTTTGAAAACATTAGATTCCATACATTTTTTAGACTACTCATCTatgtgtcagtcagtcagtctgttcgGAAACATTCATTGAGTAAAAATATTGTTCAGCATAAATGTTTCTTCTAAAAGGTACGATATGTCAAGAACTTGACTGAGAAATGGTCGATTAAGAAGAATtaagtacaaaaataaataactgaaacgAGGCATATAAGTTATTACATTACACCGGCATGTCAATGAACAATGTCCATAGGCAGAAATTAATACGGAATGCGTATTCACtgaatgaatgatgaaatataatacatGGCTACAGTAAGTAGTATACATAGGCGGTTTaacctccaaacacacacacatacacacacacacacacacacacacacacacacacacacacacacacacacacacacacacacacacacacacacacacacacacacacacacatacataggcacacacacacatacacacaaattcaaTGACCCAAGAAATATAAGCTAAACACCAATAAGACAGAAAAAGCTCTTCACTGAAACGGTGTATGGAGGCCAAATAAAAAGCTGAGAACTTCGGATCCGCTCCCGGCTGCTGTCCCGCCCTTCAACATTCACGTTACCGCCTTTGCCACAGGGACGGCAGGTAAGGCCTCATTATAGGTGTGGTTGCAAGGGTGCCCTCGCATTGACCATGGCCAGCTGGTCTGGTAAAAGTGCTGCCAGGGGGTAATGGGCAAGAAGTTACgatgcatatatgtttgtctgtctgtatctttgtctctctctctctctctctctctctctctctctctctctctctctctctctctctctctctctctctctctctctctctctctctctctctctatgtatatatagatagatagatagatagatgtgtgtgggtgtgtgtgtgtgtgtgtgtgtgtgtgtgtgtgtgtgtgtgtgtgtgtgtgtgtgtgtgtgtgtgtgtgttacacaaatacacacacacacacacccactcgcagacacacacacacacacacacacacacacacacacacacacacacacacacacacacatatatatatatatatatatatatatatatatatatatatatatatatattatatattgatatatagatagatagatagatagatagatagatagagacagacagacagactgagagagagagtagtaaggGAGTGTCCTTTTCCATCACCAACTGACAGGAACTTATGAACCCATATTAAGGCCAGACTGCCTCTGGCCTTGAGGCACTTTGGGTCATCTCAAAAAAGATCAAATTTACCACAAACACATTTTACACTTGGTTGCGAGTTTTGCCTCAGATGGCTTCTTATTGGGTGGAGTTTCGagtccttccacacacacacacacacacactcatatatatatatatatatatatatatatatatatatgtatatatatatatatatacatatatacatatatatatatatatatatacatatatatatacatatatatatatatatatatatatatatatatatatatatatatatacatatatatatatatatatatatatatatatatatatatattatatattatttatttatatatgtacatatatgtatttatttataatatataatatatatatatatatatatatatattatatatatatatatatattttgtttattacatatatatatatatatatatatatatatatattatatatatgatatatatatatatatattatatatatatatatatatgcacatattatatatatatggttgtgtgtatttgtgtgtgtgtgtgtgtgcacttgtgtgtgtgtgtgtgtgtgtgtgtgtgtgtgtgtgtgtacatatatatatatatatatatatatatatatatatatatatatatatatataaatttatatatatatacatatatacatatatataacaatatatatatatatacatatgtatatatatatatatatatatatatacatatatatatgtatatgcacatatgtatatatatatggtgtgtgtgtgtatttgtgtgtgtgtgtgtgtgtgtgtgtgtgtatatgtgtgtatatgtgtgtgtttatgtgtgtgtgtgtttgtttgtgtgtgtgtgtgtgtgtgtgtgtgtgtgtgtgtttcatatacatatatatatacatacatatacatatatatatatatatatatatatatatatatatatatatatatatatatatatatatatatatgtgttgtgtgtgtgtgtgtgtgtgtgtgtgtttttgtgtgtttttgtgtgtgtgttgtgtgtgtgtgtttgttgtgtgggtgtgggtatatatatatatatatatatatatatatatatatatatatatatatatatatatatatatatatatatacatgcatgtatgtatgtatatatttacgtatatatgtatatatgtacgaatatatgtatgttgcatattcgtatttatacataaacattcgtacatatatatgtgtgtgtttgtttgtgtgtgtgtgtgtgtgtgtgtgtgtgtgtgtgtgtgtgtgtgtgtgtgtgtgtgtgtgtgtgtgtgtgtgtgtgtgtacatacatgttttttgtatatatatacatatatatgtatatatacatttatgtatgtatatatttgactgCTGTGTATAGAATCCATTGGTCATCGGCTATGAATCTGCGTATTGAAGTCACGAGTCGGCGCTGAAACATTTCTTCCCACAATTGCTTTCTG encodes:
- the LOC119594362 gene encoding DNA repair protein XRCC2-like; the protein is MSYMQGRSNTENRLNLGANYSPGTMKIPESESGLALLARLGTRPSLKNIDSQFFPTGLDPCDVVEVIGNRGSGKSSFISHLILNSLMPEAWCGIKLGGSSCGVVYIDADLHFSILHMENMLQRRIKKMVKSARAELKGLGERKTTGSLVCSPKTFQDFLHSGRRQQESEINKLTRDCLKHLLYLKCTDSFQFTITLLSLNELTQNRDNISLVVIDSISAFYWYDRTYKAGTWYKLEQHYNRIFKAFLGHIRKHKLVLLTSRQTLFQRRSLKEERKTSNQNEDIEDFDATDYEYLGREWASGVTHRIYLSIDTVGETSNTNLPQEQQVHDVQDSMCQGEESFSIMDKSAKERTTYVAEVNGKNNMKNKFSFTIHEDGIRHLVVKD